The Streptomyces nigra genome includes the window GACCCGCGCCCTCAACGCCAACCGGCACACGGACGATCTCGCCATCCTCCGCCTGGACTGGGATCTCGCATAAGGCCGGCCCGCCGGCCGCTCCCCCGCCGGCGGCACCACCCGGTGCGGGGGGAGCGAGGACGGCGGTTCTCGGCTAGCCGACCGCCGCGTCCGCCTCAGCGGCGCCGTCGGTTCCGGGGCGTCGGTAGGCGCCGTGCCACCAGATCCGGGCGAGTTCGCGGGCGAAGGCGCGGTCACCGCTGCCGTCGTCGACGCCGATGTGGTGGGCGATCGCCTGTGCGCCTCCCCAGACGATGATGCGGCTGGCGGAGGCCGCGTCGAGGTCGGGCGGGGCGAGTCCGGCCGCCTGGTCGGCGAGCAGGGACCGCAGGGCGTTCGCCTCAAAGCCCTCGAGGTCGGCCGTGTAGAAGTCGTGCACCGTCGGGTCGTAGGCGGCGGCCTCGCGCACCGCCCTGATCAGGCTCTGATGGAGGCGGTGCGTCTTGATCACGTCTTCGAAGAAGTGCGCGAGCGCGTCCGGCCCGGCGGCGGGGTTCCACTGCCGGGCGTGCGCGAGCAGCGACTCCCTCAGGTCGTCGGTGAGCCTGACCAGTACGTCGGATTTGCTCTGGAAGTGCGCGTAGAACGTGGCCCGGGAGACGCCCGCCTCCTCCAGGATCCGCTGGACGCTGATCTCGGAGAAGGCTTCGCCGGACTCCAGGAGCCGGTGCAGAGTGGACATGACCTGGGCCACCGTCGCGGCCGAGCGTGCGGCGTGGTGGTCGGCCTGGCGTCGTGTGACGGGTCTCATCAAGATCTCTCTCGTACGTCCTCGGGCGCGTGCGCTCCGCGGGGTGCGGCGGAGTGCGGGATCAGCGCACCACGGGCAGAGCGTAGTCCCACAGCCGGTCGG containing:
- a CDS encoding TetR/AcrR family transcriptional regulator yields the protein MRPVTRRQADHHAARSAATVAQVMSTLHRLLESGEAFSEISVQRILEEAGVSRATFYAHFQSKSDVLVRLTDDLRESLLAHARQWNPAAGPDALAHFFEDVIKTHRLHQSLIRAVREAAAYDPTVHDFYTADLEGFEANALRSLLADQAAGLAPPDLDAASASRIIVWGGAQAIAHHIGVDDGSGDRAFARELARIWWHGAYRRPGTDGAAEADAAVG